The Fulvia fulva chromosome 13, complete sequence genome window below encodes:
- a CDS encoding Fatty acid synthase beta subunit hexB: MGAKHQGRHDSALIQAAQDGDARITAAFGGQGPSNLNCFNDLLELNKTYGSTLRPLIHTADATLSELASLPHSSGFHEDEGFEILEWLEDPAEAPSRDYLALSPMSFPINTLISLCNYCITLRALKLDPSQFRSLLKSVVGHSQGIFAAAAVAKADSWESFLEAADLALQISFWVGLESHTAAPHAQISAAAVQDCIDHGEGQPSSMLGITGLNRAQVEMLVEHVNKSLVDENRHVYLALVNSRDKYTIAGPPQSLRAVCVQLREIRAANGVDQSRTLFNKRKQDVDAQFLPISAPYHSQYLKRVGNHVLDALEVDLLGSELGTPLLHTKSGRNLQDWKSESIVKILVSAVTTDMVEWPNICQQLDSSHILGFGPGNIGYLIHETTEGTGVRVIQMNDRSPGSRGIGARAELFSDEMPPQALDWREAFGPKLVLDHRGDVQIQTKMTQLLNAPPVMVAGMTPTTVPWDFVSCVMQAGYHVELAGGGYSSEPYFERALRKLAASIPIYRGITCNLLYASPQTIAWQVDVLRRLVKEGISVEGVAIGAGIPSPDVVKGYIESIGLKHISFKPGSSAAIDEVIETAQAHPHFPIGLQWTGGRAGGHHSFEDFHLPILKAYPRIRRCANIVLIAGSGFGGGSDTWPYISGDWSKSFGYAPMPFDGVLLGSRMMVAKEAHTSPQAKQLIIQTEGVDDNDWHSSFDAPTGGVITITSEHGQPIHMLATRGVMLWKEFDKRIFSIKDTNKRLSYLRTHREEIITRLNKDYQKPWFGVDGNGQNVDLDSMSYREVLGRMCQLMSRGDKGWIDPSWLTMVHDFVEIAGERFGCHVDTHATKSSEIRKAFEGALGNDIDDTLYPEDVALVMELFRRRGRKPVPFVPALDENFETWCKKDSLWQSEDVDSLVGKDVQRACIIQGPVAVRQSIIHDEPVRDILDNICNYHIESLSQAGVTPGSISKQDNGIPRSVKKSVPGVQISIDKSTVRCEVLKTDRLPPEMDALIEHIVGSAADSWARHCLKDDWIFRDQARLRNPIRTAFLRQIQPGEVIEVRLGRDGQAQAIALKAALFGKSSLQTVLRIASTDGKSIKVALTPPSFLSDKPLGLQFAYQLSRKSRGSKLVEVTPDRLDTIKGFYAQLWTAGTHDVKQSGLSSEFWGEPTTLIAQDVQNYTAVVGRSTSPELQAWNPTGSVPLDYCIVLAWTALTKPLTIPALQCDLLNLLHRSVNFKYATNATPLRLGDVTQTVSRITSLTIQPTGKLVEVSAELCRDEKTVVTITTEFFIVGQFEDYGTQFKSFDEPMLEVHVHSATRQALLQSRKWLILDDPSMDLAGLTLSFNLNTYTMFNNEGKVGALQVAGTVSKVESSGFDTRIGNIYFEEDSCIGNPVIDFLHRHGYLRETRQALENPGWTDGSTVVVKAPIKSNQYAVASKDTNPLHVCDVFARYAGLPGTVVHGMHTSAIVRRTVEWAVNDSDRSRFKKWQVSFEGMVWPNDRIKVQLQHIAMEDGRMVMKVQAHNDETGDKVIEAEAEVEQPRTGYVFCGQGSQEKGMGMLLYHARPEAKALWDRGDKYLRENYGFSLLSLVRENPTTLTINFGGRRGKRIRDNYLAMTKKTSLEKDAKDVCIVQGLTPTSTSYTFSEAKGLLFSTQFSQPALALMEMVEHEHLVAKGVVQPSALFAGHSLGEYAALGACTTFMSFESLLTLIFYRGLKMQNALERDANGRTDYSMMATDPSRVGKGFDERAFQCLVELVNEETGLLMEIVNHNVRSQQYVCAGHFRALWILGKVCDDLAKHPKIHLLSMQDLKDMVTAHVPAATKLTNDVVLMRGKATIPLNGIDIPFHSTMLRGEIEHFRRYLLTKVNVPDIKPKELVLAKQNSSSFPFSLASTMATISAQVLGSLEGYLSFFMPRGNGSSLFRLIFGYSLAAFVIGISSVLLWTLATIFYRLYLHPLRRYPGPKLWAVSRLPYIRSTVKGTIVHDFHKLHQQYGSVVRIAPDELSYSTPDATKVIYQSNPELHKDPMHLPPFHNGTPGILAAEEQHHRRYRRLLAYGFSDRGMRAQQPLIQRHINLLVKRLGQKSAKGSLDIVEWYNWCTFDIIGDLAFGESFGCLEESKTHEWIASIAGNVKAIPIINAIRRFNLDWVIPMIAPKKLLKMRQRNAQFTEGKVDQRLNYGVDRGDLWDGVMDPKGTKGGMSRQEMISNASAIVLAGSETSSTLLSGCTWLLLKNPDVLAKLKEHVRSSFTDQSEIDLISVGKLDYMAAVLDEALRLYPPVPMQSNRIVNSGGVDIAGQQVPARTTVVVQQYAACRSSENFRRPDEFLPQRWLGDPEFANDRRSTSQPFSVGPRNCIGRQLAHAEMRLILAQILWHFDLELDAPKMGARDWLREQGVWILWDKSPLWVRLIPRLLEKSG, encoded by the exons ATGGGCGCGAAGCACCAAGGTCGTCACGACTCAGCCCTTATACAGGCTGCTCAAGACGGCGATGCAAGAATCACAGCTGCCTTCGGCGGTCAAGGCCCCAGCAACCTGAATTGTTTCAACGACTTGCTTGA ACTTAACAAGACGTACGGCTCAACGCTTAGACCGCTCATCCACACTGCCGATGCAACATTGAGCGAATTGGCATCACTACCTCATAGCAGTGGATTTCACGAGGATGAAGGGTTCGAGATACTGGAATGGCTGGAAGACCCAGCGGAAGCACCAAGTCGGGACTATCTCGCTCTCTCGCCGATGAGCTTCCCGATCAACACACTGATCAGCTTGTGCAACTACTGCATCACACTTCGAGCTCTCAAGCTCGACCCGAGCCAGTTCCGATCACTACTAAAGAGCGTTGTGGGACACTCGCAAGGCATTTTTGCTGCAGCCGCTGTGGCAAAGGCCGATAGCTGGGAGTCGTTCCTGGAAGCCGCAGATCTTGCTCTTCAAATCTCCTTCTGGGTCGGTCTGGAAAGCCATACTGCTGCACCACATGCACAAATCTCGGCTGCTGCCGTACAAGACTGCATCGATCATGGCGAGGGACAACCATCGTCGATGCTTGGCATCACCGGACTCAACCGTGCTCAAGTAGAAATGCTTGTCGAGCATGTCAACAAGAGCCTCGTCGACGAGAACCGACACGTCTATCTCGCATTGGTCAACTCGAGAGACAAGTATACAATCGCAGGCCCACCACAGTCACTGCGGGCAGTCTGTGTTCAGCTTCGCGAGATCCGGGCTGCCAACGGCGTTGACCAGTCACGCACCCTGTTCAACAAACGCAAGCAGGATGTAGATGCTCAATTCTTGCCCATATCAGCTCCCTATCACAGCCAGTACCTCAAGAGAGTCGGCAATCACGTGCTTGATGCGCTTGAGGTCGATTTGCTCGGAAGCGAACTCGGCACACCTTTGCTACATACTAAGAGTGGACGAAACTTACAGGACTGGAAGTCGGAGAGCATTGTCAAAATACTTGTGAGTGCTGTCACCACCGACATGGTCGAGTGGCCCAACATTTGCCAACAGCTTGACTCCTCGCACATCCTCGGCTTCGGACCTGGCAACATTGGCTACCTAATACACGAAACGACAGAAGGCACAGGCGTGCGAGTGATACAGATGAACGACAGGTCCCCAGGCTCAAGAGGTATTGGCGCCCGTGCTGAGCTCTTCTCAGACGAAATGCCACCACAAGCTCTGGACTGGCGAGAGGCATTTGGGCCCAAGCTTGTTCTTGATCATCGGGGCGATGTTCAAATTCAGACCAAGATGACACAATTGTTGAATGCACCGCCAGTGATGGTCGCCGGAATGACACCTACCACTGTGCCTTGGGACTTCGTCTCTTGTGTTATGCAGGCTGGCTACCACGTCGAGCTAGCAGGCGGAGGCTACTCAAGTGAGCCATATTTCGAGAGAGCACTGCGGAAGCTGGCTGCCAGCATACCCATCTACCGCGGCATTACATGCAATCTCTTATATGCCAGCCCACAGACGATCGCATGGCAAGTCGATGTCCTCCGTCGACTAGTCAAGGAAGGCATATCTGTTGAAGGTGTCGCTATTGGCGCCGGCATTCCATCTCCAGATGTCGTCAAAGGGTACATTGAGTCGATTGGACTAAAACACATCTCATTCAAGCCAGGATCTTCAGCCGCAATTGACGAAGTGATCGAGACCGCTCAGGCGCATCCTCACTTTCCCATCGGCCTACAGTGGACTGGAGGACGAGCCGGAGGACACCACTCTTTCGAAGACTTCCACCTACCGATATTGAAGGCGTATCCCCGCATCCGTAGATGTGCAAACATTGTGCTCATCGCTGGCAGTGGCTTTGGAGGAGGTTCTGACACTTGGCCATACATTTCTGGTGACTGGTCCAAGTCTTTCGGCTATGCACCAATGCCGTTTGATGGAGTCCTACTAGGCAGCCGAATGATGGTCGCCAAAGAGGCCCACACGTCACCACAAGCGAAGCAGCTCATTATCCAGACTGAAGGCGTCGACGATAACGACTGGCATAGCTCATTCGATGCACCAACTGGTGGAGTGATCACAATTACATCTGAGCATGGCCAGCCAATCCACATGCTTGCTACCCGAGGTGTCATGCTGTGGAAGGAGTTCGACAAGCGTATATTCTCAATCAAGGACACCAACAAACGTTTGAGCTACCTGCGCACGCATCGAGAAGAGATCATCACCCGACTGAACAAAGACTACCAGAAGCCGTGGTTCGGTGTCGATGGTAATGGCCAGAATGTGGACCTCGATAGCATGAGCTATCGCGAAGTGCTTGGTAGGATGTGTCAACTCATGTCTCGTGGCGACAAGGGCTGGATTGATCCCTCATGGCTGACCATGGTCCATGACTTTGTTGAGATCGCCGGCGAGCGTTTCGGATGCCATGTCGACACTCATGCTACAAAGTCAAGTGAGATCCGCAAAGCGTTTGAGGGAGCTCTCGGCAACGATATCGACGATACGCTATATCCTGAGGACGTTGCTCTCGTGATGGAGCTATTCAGACGGCGTGGAAGGAAGCCTGTACCCTTCGTGCCGGCATTGGACGAGAACTTCGAGACATGGTGCAAGAAAGACTCTCTCTGGCAGTCCGAAGATGTTGATTCGCTTGTGGGCAAGGATGTACAGCGTGCCTGCATCATTCAAGGACCGGTTGCCGTGCGACAATCGATTATTCACGATGAGCCTGTGCGAGACATACTAGACAATATCTGCAACTATCACATCGAGAGCCTGTCGCAAGCGGGTGTGACGCCTGGATCAATCAGCAAACAAGACAATGGCATACCGAGGTCCGTCAAGAAGAGTGTGCCCGGCGTCCAGATCTCCATCGACAAATCGACGGTACGATGTGAAGTTCTCAAGACAGATCGACTTCCGCCGGAAATGGATGCATTGATCGAGCACATCGTCGGATCTGCCGCCGACTCTTGGGCACGCCACTGTTTGAAGGACGATTGGATCTTCAGAGACCAAGCCCGACTCAGGAACCCAATACGCACTGCCTTTCTACGACAGATCCAGCCGGGAGaggtcatcgaggtacgtCTCGGTCGAGATGGTCAAGCCCAAGCAATAGCACTCAAGGCGGCTCTCTTTGGCAAATCGAGCCTACAGACAGTGCTTCGTATCGCGTCAACAGATGGCAAAAGTATCAAGGTGGCACTTACGCCGCCGTCTTTCCTGTCCGACAAACCTCTTGGCTTACAATTCGCTTACCAACTGTCACGGAAGTCTCGAGGCTCGAAACTAGTAGAGGTGACACCCGATAGACTGGACACCATCAAAGGCTTCTATGCGCAACTATGGACTGCCGGCACTCATGATGTCAAGCAATCTGGACTGAGCTCCGAGTTCTGGGGTGAGCCTACGACGCTGATTGCGCAAGACGTGCAGAACTACACAGCGGTCGTCGGCCGTAGCACATCACCTGAACTACAAGCTTGGAACCCAACAGGATCTGTGCCGCTGGACTACTGCATCGTGCTTGCATGGACTGCCCTTACGAAACCTTTGACAATACCTGCACTACAATGCGATCTTCTCAATCTCCTGCATCGCTCGGTCAACTTCAAGTATGCGACGAACGCAACGCCATTGCGTCTGGGAGATGTTACGCAGACTGTATCACGCATCACATCTCTCACCATTCAGCCAACTGGAAAGCTAGTAGAAGTTTCAGCAGAACTTTGTCGTGATGAAAAGACTGTGGTTACCATCACGACAGAGTTCTTCATTGTTGGACAATTCGAGGACTACGGAACACAGTTCAAGTCCTTCGATGAGCCGATGCTTGAAGTCCATGTGCATTCGGCCACTCGTCAAGCACTGCTGCAGAGCCGAAAGTGGTTGATCCTTGACGATCCGTCGATGGACCTCGCTGGCTTGACGCTGTCTTTCAATTTGAACACATACACAATGTTCAACAACGAAGGCAAAGTCGGTGCGTTACAAGTCGCTGGGACAGTCTCAAAGGTGGAGAGCTCTGGCTTCGATACTCGGATTGGCAACATTTACTTCGAGGAAGACTCGTGCATCGGCAACCCGGTGATCGACTTCCTCCACAGGCATGGCTACCTCAGGGAGACACGCCAAGCCCTCGAGAACCCTGGCTGGACCGATGGCTCGACTGTGGTAGTCAAGGCGCCGATCAAGAGCAATCAATATGCAGTGGCGTCCAAGGATACGAATCCTCTGCATGTCTGCGACGTCTTCGCGAGGTATGCTGGCCTACCGGGCACTGTGGTGCACGGTATGCACACGTCGGCAATCGTCCGACGAACTGTCGAGTGGGCAGTGAACGATTCAGATCGTTCTCGCTTCAAGAAGTGGCAAGTCAGCTTTGAAGGCATGGTGTGGCCGAACGATCGCATCAAGGTTCAGCTTCAGCACATTGCCATGGAGGATGGGCGAATGGTCATGAAAGTGCAAGCTCACAACGACGAGACTGGCGACAAGGTGATTGAAGCGGAGGCCGAGGTTGAGCAACCGCGTACTGGCTATGTGTTCTGCGGACAGGGCAGCCAAGAGAAA GGAATGGGTATGTTGCTGTACCATGCGCGACCAGAAGCGAAGGCTCTCTGGGATCGTGGTGACAAATACCTTCGCGAGAATTATG GCTTCTCGCTGCTCAGTCTTGTACGCGAGAACCCGACGACCTTGACTATCAACTTTGGCGGCCGACGAGGCAAACGGATACGTGATAACTACTTGGCCATGACCAAGAAGACGTCTCTCGAGAAAGATGCCAAAGACGTCTGCATCGTGCAAGGTCTCACGCCCACATCGACATCGTATACCTTCTCGGAAGCCAAAGGACTGCTGTTCTCCACTCAGTTTTCTCAACCGGCTTTGGCATTGATGGAAATGGTTGAGCACGAACATCTGGTTGCCAAGGGTGTCGTACAGCCCAGCGCACTCTTCGCTGGCCACTCTCTGGGCGAATACGCTGCACTGGGTGCTTGCACAACGTTCATGTCCTTTGAGAGCTTGCTCACATTGATCTTCTATCGTGGCTTGAAGATGCAGAATGCTCTTGAGCGGGATGCCAATGGCCGGACTGACTACTCGATGATGGCTACTGACCCGTCTCGCGTCGGTAAAG GCTTCGACGAGCGAGCATTTCAATGCCTGGTGGAACTTGTCAACGAAGAGACAGGACTGCTAATGGAGATCGTCAATCACAACGTCAGATCCCAGCAGTATGTCTGCGCTGGTCACTTCCGCGCCTTGTGGATCCTTGGAAAAGTCTGCGATGACCTTGCGAAACATCCTAAGATTCATCTTCTGTCTATGCAGGACTTGAAAGACATGGTCACAGCACATGTACCCGCTGCGACGAAACTCACGAACGACGTTGTTTTGATGCGCGGCAAGGCTACCATACCGCTGAATGGCATCGACATACCCTTTCATTCGACGATGCTGAGAGGGGAGATCGAGCACTTCCGACGCTACCTCTTGACTAAAGTCAATGTCCCTGACATCAAGCCCAAGGAGCTG GTCCTAGCAAAACAAAATTCGAGCTCtttccctttctcccttgCATCAACGATGGCGACCATATCAGCCCAAGTGCTTGGGTCGCTTGAGGGATATCTGAGTTTCTTCATGCCTCGTGGCAATGGTTCTTCTCTTTTCCGGCTCATATTTGGGTACTCATTAGCCGCTTTCGTTATTGGCATCAGCTCT GTGCTGCTATGGACTCTGGCGACGATTTTCTACCGACTGTACCTCCACCCGCTTAGACGGTATCCTGGTCCGAAGCTGTGGGCAGTCTCACGTCTTCCATATATCCGTAGCACAGTGAAAGGAACGATCGTTCACGACTTTCACAAGTTGCACCAGCAGTATGGATCGGTCGTTCGAATTGCGCCAGATGAGCTATCTTACAGCACTCCCGATGCCACCAAAGTCATCTACCAGTCAAACCCCGAGCTGCATAAGGATCCGATGCATTTGCCTCCCTTCCATAATGGCACACCCGGGATCCTTGCAGCGGAAGAGCAACATCACAGACGATATCGACGGCTGCTCGCATACGGCTTTTCTGATCGTGGCATGCGAGCGCAACAACCATTGATTCAGCGTCATATAAATCTTCTGGTCAAACGACTGGGCCAGAAATCTGCCAAAGGCTCTCTGGACATCGTGGAGTGGTACAACTGGTGTACATTTGACATT ATTGGTGACCTTGCCTTCGGCGAGTCATTCGGTTGCCTGGAAGAGTCAAAAACACACGAATGGATTGCATCGATAGCAGGCAACGTCAAGGCTATCCCGATCATCAACGCCATTCGTCGCTTCAACCTGGACTGGGTAATCCCAATGATAGCTCCGAAGAAGCTACTCAAGATGAGGCAGCGAAATGCTCAATTCACCGAAGGCAAAGTCGATCAGCGTCTCAACTACGGCGTGGACCGCGGAGATCTCTGGGACGGTGTCATGGATCCCAAAGGTACCAAGGGTGGCATGTCTCGACAAGAGATGATCAGCAACGCAAGTGCCATCGTGCTTGCAGGAAGCGAGACATCCTCGACACTGCTGAGTGGCTGCACATGGCTTCTGTTAAAGAATCCGGACGTCCTAGCCAAGCTAAAGGAGCATGTCAGGAGCTCATTCACAGATCAATCTGAGATTGATTTGATCAGTGTAGGCAAGCTTGACTACATGGCTGCTGTTTTGGACGAAGCATTGCGCCTTTATCCTCCAGTACCCATGCAGAGTAATAGAATTGTCAACAGTGGAGGAGTTGATATCGCAGGGCAACAGGTGCCTGCTAGG ACGACTGTAGTCGTGCAGCAATACGCCGCCTGTCGTTCGAGTGAGAACTTCCGTCGACCTGACGAGTTTCTTCCGCAACGGTGGCTCGGCGATCCAGAGTTTGCGAATGACCGACGTTCAACATCTCAGCCTTTCAGTGTTGGGCCACGCAATTGCATTGGTCGCCAGCTTGCTCATGCAGAAATGCGCCTCATCTTGGCACAAATTCTGTGGCACTTCGACCTGGAGCTAGATGCACCGAAGATGGGTGCGCGAGACTGGCTTCGCGAACAGGGTGTCTGGATCTTGTGGGACAAGAGTCCTTTGTGGGTGCGATTGATACCTAGACTTCTCGAGAAGAGCGGGTAG
- a CDS encoding Short-chain dehydrogenase/reductase phmF gives MNVGTLIMGCRSVSKGEAAKREIIGKGSRADVQVWEVDMASYSSVRAFASRISRECQRVDAVLANAGISTNQFHVAESLEETLTVNVVSTFLLSLLVLPSLEQTARRTGSPTHLSIVGSNVHAFKEADMGARYFQTKLMVMLLVQEIAGRISKLDKASNSRSVIVNCPSPGWCKTPLFRTDDGGFWGRNMLKLIGRDAEPGARCFTSAIAAGPETHGQYLSECQVKNTSAWVRSQEGKESQKKLWGEMQMLLNQISPEATEVLV, from the exons ATGAACGTGGGAACTCTGATTATGGGTTGCCGAAGCGTCTCGAAGGGCGAGGCAGCAAAGAGAGAGATCATTGGCAAAGGCTCTCGAGCCGATGTTCAAGTATGGGAAGTCGACATGGCCAGCTACTCCTCCGTCAGGGCCTTCGCGAGCCGGATAAGCAGAGAGTGCCAGCGGGTTGATGCAGTTCTCGCCAACGCCGGCATTTCGACCAATCAGTTCCACGTTGCGGAGAGCCTCGAGGAGACACTAACAGTCAACGTCGTCTCGACTTTTCTCCTTTCGCTCTTGGTCCTGCCATCACTTGAGCAGACGGCCCGACGAACCGGCTCGCCTACCCACCTCTCCATCGTTGGCTCGAACGTCCACGCCTTC AAGGAAGCAGACATGGGCGCTCGATACTTCCAAACTAAGCTCATGGTCATGCTCCTAGTCCAAGAAATTGCTGGCCGGATCTCGAAGTTGGACAAGGCCAGTAACTCAAGAAGCGTCATCGTCAACTGCCCTAGCCCAGGCTGGTGCAAGACACCACTGTTCAGGACAGACGATGGTGGCTTCTGGGGTCGGAACATGTTGAAGCTGATTGGTCGTGATGCAGAGCCTGGTGCAAGGTGCTTCACTTCTGCTATCGCTGCGGGTCCAGAGACACATGGCCAGTACCTAAGCGAATGCCAGGTGAAGAACACATCAGCTTGGGTAAGGAGTCAGGAAGGCAAGGAGAGCCAGAAGAAGCTTTGGGGCGAGATGCAAATGTTGCTGAACCAGATATCACCGGAAGCGACTGAGGTATTGGTATGA